One genomic region from Sphingobacterium sp. UGAL515B_05 encodes:
- the rpoB gene encoding DNA-directed RNA polymerase subunit beta, producing MANNNIQQERINFATSKKVLEYPDFLDVQLESFKEFFQLETTSDNRHQEGLFKVFSENFPISDSRNIFVLEFLDYFIDPPRYDIQECIERGLTYSVPLKAKLKLSCNDEEHEDFETIVQDVYLGTIPYMTPKGTFVVNGAERVIVSQLHRSPGVFFGQSRHTNGTKLYSARVIPFKGSWIEFATDVNNVMYAYIDRKKKFPVTTLLRAIGYDSDKDILELFDLADEVKVSKSGLKKYVGRRLAARVLKKWVEDFVDEDTGEVVSIDRNEIILERETVLEDDHIDLIIEAGVKSIILAKDDESNNADYSIIYNTLQKDTSNSEKEAVEHIYRQLRNAEPPDEETARGIIDRLFFSDKRYDLGDVGRYRINRKLKLGTPDDTKVLTREDIIAIVKYLINLINSKAEVDDIDHLSNRRVRTVGEQLYAQFGVGLSRMARTIRERMNIRDNEVFTPTDLINARTLSSVINSFFGTNQLSQFMDQTNPLAEITHKRRLSALGPGGLSRERAGFEVRDVHYTHYGRLCTIETPEGPNIGLISSLAVHAKINHLGFIETPYRKVKDGVVVVDEPVVYLSAEDEDGKTIAQANALYDDKGNFEDAKVKARYEGDFPIIEPNMLDYMDVAPNQITSIAASLIPFLEHDDANRALMGSNMQRQAVPVLRPQAPIVGTGLEGRVAKDSRTLINAEGHGVVEYVDADEIKIRYDRNDDDRLVSFDDDVKTYKLIKFKKTNQNTCMNLKPIVKKGQRVEPGQVLCEGYATENGELALGRNLKVAFMPWQGYNFEDAIVISERVAKEDWFTSLHIEEFELEVRDTKRGEEELTADIPNVSEEATKDLDENGIIRIGAEVGGGDILIGKITPKGESDPSPEEKLLRAIFGDKAGDVKDASLKTPPSLKGVVIDTKLFSRAKKMSKEVERKTLEKLEVAHDRAVKSLKERLVEKLFTVVNGKTSQGVYNVYKELLVAKGAKFTQKILAELDYNNINPMGWTTDEDKNELIKMALHNYNIKINEELGSFKRDKFAVSVGDELPSGIVQMAKVYVAKKRKLKVGDKMAGRHGNKGIVARIVRDEDMPFLEDGTPVDIVLNPLGVPSRMNLGQIYETVLGWAGQKLGVKFATPIFDGAEMDQVQDWVAKAGLPKSGRTYLYNGLTGDRFDQPTTVGVIYMLKLGHMVDDKMHARSIGPYSLITQQPLGGKAQFGGQRFGEMEVWALEAFGASNILQEILTVKSDDVVGRAKTYEAIVKGNNLPTPSVPESFNVLVHELRGLGLDITLD from the coding sequence TTGGCAAACAATAATATTCAACAAGAAAGAATAAACTTTGCGACAAGTAAGAAAGTATTGGAATATCCAGATTTCTTAGATGTGCAATTGGAATCTTTCAAGGAGTTTTTTCAATTAGAAACTACTTCTGACAACCGCCATCAGGAAGGGCTGTTCAAGGTATTCTCGGAAAACTTCCCTATTTCTGATTCAAGAAACATTTTTGTGCTAGAGTTTTTGGATTATTTCATTGATCCACCACGTTATGATATCCAAGAGTGTATCGAGCGCGGCTTGACTTATAGCGTTCCTTTAAAGGCTAAGTTAAAGTTATCTTGTAATGATGAAGAACACGAAGATTTCGAAACTATTGTTCAGGACGTATATTTAGGGACTATCCCTTATATGACTCCTAAAGGTACTTTCGTGGTAAATGGTGCAGAGCGTGTCATCGTATCGCAATTACACCGTTCACCAGGCGTTTTCTTTGGTCAAAGTAGACACACAAATGGTACTAAACTTTATTCTGCAAGGGTAATTCCTTTCAAAGGATCTTGGATCGAATTTGCAACTGACGTAAATAACGTCATGTATGCGTACATCGACCGTAAAAAGAAATTCCCAGTTACGACCTTATTGCGTGCTATCGGTTACGATTCGGATAAAGATATCTTAGAATTGTTCGACTTAGCGGATGAAGTAAAAGTTAGTAAATCTGGTCTTAAAAAATATGTTGGTCGTCGTCTTGCGGCTAGGGTATTGAAAAAATGGGTGGAAGATTTCGTGGATGAGGATACGGGTGAAGTTGTATCTATCGACCGTAACGAAATTATCCTTGAACGTGAAACTGTTCTAGAAGATGATCACATTGATTTAATCATCGAAGCTGGTGTTAAGTCTATTATCTTAGCGAAAGACGATGAGTCAAACAATGCGGACTATTCTATTATATATAACACTTTACAAAAAGATACGTCCAACTCAGAAAAAGAAGCGGTAGAACATATCTATCGTCAATTGCGTAACGCTGAACCACCAGATGAGGAAACCGCTCGTGGTATCATCGATCGTTTATTCTTCTCTGACAAACGTTACGATTTAGGTGATGTAGGTCGTTACCGTATCAATCGTAAGTTGAAGTTGGGAACTCCGGATGATACGAAAGTATTAACCCGTGAGGATATCATTGCGATTGTGAAGTATTTGATCAATTTGATCAACTCTAAAGCTGAAGTAGATGATATTGACCACTTGTCAAACCGTCGTGTACGTACTGTAGGTGAACAATTATATGCTCAATTTGGTGTCGGTCTATCGCGTATGGCCCGTACAATCCGTGAGCGTATGAACATCCGCGATAATGAGGTATTTACGCCTACAGATTTGATTAACGCACGTACACTTTCGTCGGTAATCAATTCGTTCTTCGGTACGAACCAGTTGTCTCAGTTTATGGACCAAACTAACCCTCTTGCTGAAATTACGCACAAGCGTCGTTTGTCAGCTTTAGGTCCAGGTGGTCTTTCTCGTGAGCGTGCAGGTTTCGAGGTTCGTGACGTTCACTATACACACTACGGTCGTCTTTGTACAATTGAAACTCCAGAGGGTCCAAACATCGGTTTGATCTCCTCATTGGCTGTACATGCGAAAATTAACCACTTAGGATTTATCGAAACGCCTTATCGTAAGGTGAAAGATGGGGTTGTTGTGGTTGACGAGCCAGTCGTATATTTATCTGCTGAGGATGAAGATGGTAAAACAATCGCACAAGCGAATGCTTTGTATGATGACAAAGGTAATTTCGAAGATGCGAAAGTGAAAGCCAGATATGAGGGTGACTTCCCAATTATCGAGCCTAATATGCTTGATTATATGGACGTTGCTCCAAACCAAATTACATCTATTGCCGCTTCATTGATTCCTTTCTTGGAACACGATGATGCCAACCGTGCATTGATGGGATCGAACATGCAACGTCAGGCCGTGCCTGTATTGCGTCCACAAGCTCCTATCGTAGGTACTGGTCTTGAAGGTCGTGTAGCGAAAGATTCACGTACATTGATCAATGCGGAAGGTCATGGTGTAGTTGAATATGTAGATGCTGATGAAATCAAAATCCGTTACGACAGAAACGACGATGATCGTCTTGTATCATTCGATGATGATGTCAAAACGTATAAATTGATCAAATTCAAGAAAACCAACCAAAATACATGTATGAACTTGAAGCCTATCGTTAAGAAAGGTCAACGAGTTGAACCAGGACAGGTATTATGTGAAGGTTATGCAACTGAAAATGGTGAATTGGCATTAGGTCGTAACTTGAAAGTAGCGTTCATGCCTTGGCAAGGATATAACTTTGAGGATGCGATCGTAATTTCTGAGCGTGTAGCGAAAGAAGACTGGTTTACTTCTCTTCACATTGAAGAATTCGAACTTGAAGTTCGTGATACAAAACGTGGTGAAGAAGAGTTAACGGCTGATATTCCTAACGTATCTGAAGAAGCGACAAAAGACTTAGACGAAAACGGTATTATCCGTATCGGTGCTGAAGTTGGTGGTGGTGATATCTTAATTGGTAAAATCACACCTAAAGGTGAGTCAGATCCTTCTCCAGAAGAGAAATTATTGCGTGCAATCTTCGGTGATAAAGCTGGTGACGTGAAAGATGCTTCATTGAAAACTCCACCGTCATTAAAAGGTGTTGTTATCGATACGAAGTTATTCTCGCGTGCGAAGAAAATGTCTAAAGAGGTTGAACGTAAAACTTTAGAAAAACTAGAGGTTGCTCACGATAGAGCTGTTAAATCATTGAAAGAGCGTTTGGTTGAAAAATTATTCACTGTCGTGAATGGTAAAACTAGCCAAGGTGTCTATAATGTATATAAAGAGTTGTTGGTTGCTAAAGGTGCTAAGTTTACACAAAAAATCTTAGCTGAATTAGATTACAACAACATCAACCCAATGGGATGGACAACTGACGAAGATAAAAACGAGTTGATCAAAATGGCCCTTCATAATTACAACATCAAAATTAATGAAGAGCTAGGTTCGTTCAAACGTGATAAATTTGCAGTATCTGTCGGTGATGAACTTCCATCAGGAATTGTGCAGATGGCTAAAGTTTACGTTGCTAAAAAACGTAAGTTGAAAGTAGGGGATAAGATGGCCGGTCGTCACGGTAACAAAGGTATCGTTGCACGTATTGTACGTGACGAGGATATGCCATTCTTAGAAGATGGAACACCGGTTGATATCGTGTTGAACCCACTAGGGGTACCTTCACGGATGAACTTGGGACAGATCTACGAAACCGTATTGGGTTGGGCAGGTCAAAAATTGGGTGTGAAATTTGCTACACCTATCTTTGATGGTGCTGAAATGGATCAGGTACAAGATTGGGTTGCGAAAGCTGGCCTACCAAAATCTGGACGTACATACTTGTACAACGGATTGACAGGTGACCGTTTCGATCAACCGACGACAGTGGGTGTAATCTACATGTTGAAATTAGGTCACATGGTTGATGATAAAATGCACGCACGTTCAATCGGTCCGTACTCAT
- the rplL gene encoding 50S ribosomal protein L7/L12, with amino-acid sequence MADLKQLAEQLVNLTVKEVKELADILKDEYGIEPAAAAVAVAAAPAEGGAAAAEEKTSFDVILKEAGGQKLAVVKLVKDLAGLGLKEAKDLVDGAPKELKAGVSKDEAEALKKQLEEAGAVVEIK; translated from the coding sequence ATGGCAGATTTAAAACAACTTGCTGAACAGTTAGTTAACTTAACAGTAAAAGAAGTTAAAGAATTAGCTGATATCTTAAAAGACGAGTATGGCATCGAGCCTGCTGCTGCTGCTGTTGCTGTAGCTGCTGCTCCAGCTGAAGGTGGTGCTGCTGCTGCAGAAGAGAAAACTTCATTTGACGTTATCTTGAAAGAAGCTGGTGGTCAAAAATTAGCTGTAGTTAAATTGGTTAAAGATTTAGCTGGATTAGGCTTGAAAGAAGCTAAAGATTTAGTTGACGGAGCACCTAAAGAATTAAAAGCTGGTGTATCTAAAGACGAAGCAGAAGCTTTGAAAAAACAATTAGAAGAAGCTGGTGCTGTTGTTGAGATTAAATAA